One genomic window of Quercus lobata isolate SW786 chromosome 9, ValleyOak3.0 Primary Assembly, whole genome shotgun sequence includes the following:
- the LOC115960408 gene encoding squalene monooxygenase SE1-like: MVAVALDQYALGAIVVSAFALVLAIYSFVAAKKKVAGEAPTEAVNCVAAAAANGECRSANAADADVIIVGAGVAGSALAHTLGKDGRRVHVIERDLTEPDRIVGELLQPGGYLKLIELGLEDCVNEIDAQRVFGYALFKDGKNTRLSYPLEKFHSDVSGRSFHNGRFIQRMREKSASLPNVRLEQGTVTSLLEENGTVKGVQYKTKDGKEMTAYAPLTVVCDGCFSNLRRSLCNPQVDIPSCFVGLVLENCELPYANHGHVILGDPSPILFYPISSTEVRCLVDVPGQKVPSIANGEMANYLKTVVAPQVPPEIYDSFVAAIDKGNIRTMPNRSMPAAPHPTPGALLMGDAFNMRHPLTGGGMTVALSDIVVLRNLLKPLRDLNDAPTLCKYLESFYTLRKPVASTINTLAGALYKVFCASPDQARKEMREACFDYLSLGGVFSTGPVALLSGLNPRPLSLVLHFFAVAVYGVGRLCLPFPSPSRVWIGARLISGASAIIFPIIKAEGVRQMFFPATVPAYYRAPPVKGDH, translated from the exons ATGGTGGCGGTGGCTTTGGATCAGTACGCGTTGGGAGCGATCGTCGTCTCGGCTTTCGCGCTCGTCCTTGCGATTTATAGCTTCGTCGCCGCGAAGAAAAAGGTCGCTGGAGAGGCGCCAACCGAGGCGGTGAACTGCGTCGCCGCGGCGGCCGCTAATGGAGAATGTAGATCCGCTAACGCCGCCGACGCCGACGTTATCATCGTCGGTGCTGGCGTCGCCGGCTCCGCTCTCGCTCACACTCTCGGCAAG GATGGACGTAGAGTTCATGTGATTGAAAGAGATTTAACAGAGCCTGACCGAATTGTCGGTGAATTGCTACAACCTGGGGGCTATCTCAAATTAATTGAGTTAGGACTTGAAG ATTGTGTGAACGAAATTGACGCGCAACGCGTATTTGGTTATGCACTTTTTAAGGATGGGAAAAACACCCGACTCTCTTATCCCTTGGAGAAATTTCACTCAGATGTGTCCGGAAGAAGCTTTCACAATGGGCGCTTCATACAGAGGATGCGGGAGAAGTCTGCTTCCCTTCCCAA TGTACGATTGGAGCAAGGAACTGTTACCTCTCTGCTTGAAGAAAATGGAACAGTTAAAGGCGTGCAATACAAGActaaagatggaaaagaaatgACGGCATATGCACCTTTAACTGTTGTTTGTGATGGCTGTTTCTCAAACTTGCGTCGCTCCCTTTGCAATCCTCAG GTCGATATTCCCTCTTGTTTTGTTGGTTTGGTTCTGGAGAATTGCGAACTTCCTTATGCAAATCACGGGCATGTCATACTAGGAGACCCTTCCCCCATTTTGTTTTATCCTATTAGTAGCACGGAGGTTCGCTGTCTGGTTGACGTACCCGGACAGAAAGTTCCATCTATTGCAAATGGTGAAATGGCAAACTATTTGAAGACTGTCGTGGCCCCTCAG GTCCCCCCTGAAATATATGATTCTTTTGTTGCTGCTATTGATAAAGGTAACATTAGGACAATGCCCAACAGAAGCATGCCAGCTGCTCCCCATCCTACTCCTGGTGCCTTGTTAATGGGGGATGCATTCAACATGCGGCACCCCTTGACTGGGGGGGGAATGACTGTGGCATTGTCTGATATCGTTGTGCTACGGAATCTTCTCAAGCCTTTGAGAGACTTAAATGATGCACCTACCCTCTGCAAGTATCTTGAATCCTTCTACACCTTGCGTAAG CCAGTGGCATCCACCATTAATACTTTGGCAGGGGCCTTGTACAAGGTCTTTTGTGCTTCACCTGATCAAGCAAGGAAGGAAATGCGCGAGGCCTGCTTTGATTATTTAAGTCTTGGAGGTGTATTCTCAACAGGACCAGTTGCTCTACTCTCAGGGTTGAACCCTCGCCCTTTGAGCTTGGTTCTCCATTTTTTCGCTGTTGCAGTATATGGTGTTGGCCGCTTATGCCTGCCCTTTCCTTCACCTTCACGCGTCTGGATTGGAGCCAGATTAATTTCG GGTGCATCAGCAATCATCTTCCCCATAATCAAGGCCGAAGGAGTTAGGCAAATGTTCTTCCCTGCGACTGTTCCAGCTTATTACAGAGCTCCACCTGTTAAGGGAGATCATTAA